In Paenibacillus hexagrammi, the following are encoded in one genomic region:
- the hfq gene encoding RNA chaperone Hfq codes for MNKSINIQDNFLNQLRKESIPVTVYLTNGFQIRGLIRAFDNFTIIIDSEGRQQMVYKHAISTFTPQRAVSLMAAAEASE; via the coding sequence ATGAATAAATCCATTAATATTCAGGACAATTTTTTGAACCAGCTTCGTAAAGAAAGCATTCCCGTTACCGTTTATTTGACTAATGGGTTTCAAATCAGAGGACTCATTCGTGCTTTTGACAATTTCACCATCATCATCGACAGCGAAGGGCGTCAGCAAATGGTATACAAACATGCGATCTCGACGTTCACCCCGCAAAGAGCTGTTTCCCTTATGGCAGCAGCTGAAGCATCGGAGTAA
- a CDS encoding S41 family peptidase, which produces MKHTGMKTMKVTLAAAATFLAVIPAQAMAQEDIQTQQVRQILGTMHVSGVTENDLQGESIQQMVEGLKDPYTVYFTKDELNQFSSSLENNYVGMGARIGMDESGVYISEVFPDSAAEAAGLKVDDYIVAVDGVAIDKNSIDSARDKIIGVEGTKTKITVQRGDQQVTVDLTRKSVNVPEVYSKSFSNGVGYIQITDFSSDADEDFDKQLADLKAKGLKALILDVRNNPGGLVDTAENIAKHFVKEGALIHTKDRNGVDDPVTFNGGSTIDVPVYILANENSASASEVLSGALQDYNVAKVVGVQTFGKGSVQQILQLDDGSALKVTIEEYLTPKMRKVNKVGITPDVEVDGSAAQLITALHLAGISDVQVEVSKHKVTYNGVEMTAGFPIVRENGHMYMPTRALAALVDAKITWNDANRTVDVTAADGVHAIPVEADKLLIDNGTSYVNVDVFDDYFPELTVKEQGENVTISAVKGN; this is translated from the coding sequence ATGAAACATACCGGCATGAAGACAATGAAGGTAACTTTAGCTGCGGCAGCAACATTCCTGGCGGTTATTCCCGCTCAAGCTATGGCGCAGGAAGATATACAAACCCAGCAGGTCAGACAAATTCTCGGAACCATGCATGTCAGCGGTGTGACGGAGAATGATCTGCAGGGTGAATCCATACAGCAAATGGTGGAAGGTCTTAAGGACCCGTACACGGTATATTTTACAAAGGATGAGTTGAATCAGTTTTCCAGTTCCTTGGAAAATAACTATGTAGGTATGGGCGCACGAATTGGCATGGACGAGAGTGGTGTCTATATCTCCGAGGTATTCCCGGACTCTGCTGCCGAGGCAGCAGGCCTTAAGGTGGATGATTACATCGTAGCTGTAGATGGAGTAGCGATTGATAAGAATTCGATTGATTCCGCTCGTGACAAGATTATTGGTGTGGAAGGGACGAAGACGAAGATTACGGTCCAACGTGGCGATCAGCAGGTTACCGTAGATCTTACCCGCAAGTCGGTCAACGTTCCTGAAGTATACAGCAAGAGCTTTTCAAACGGTGTGGGTTACATCCAGATCACTGATTTTTCCAGCGATGCGGATGAGGATTTTGACAAACAGCTTGCCGATCTGAAAGCCAAAGGATTAAAAGCGCTCATCCTTGATGTTCGCAACAATCCTGGCGGTCTGGTGGATACGGCTGAAAATATCGCGAAGCATTTTGTGAAAGAGGGCGCGTTGATTCATACGAAGGACCGCAATGGCGTAGACGATCCGGTTACGTTTAACGGCGGCTCCACCATCGATGTTCCTGTCTATATTCTTGCTAACGAAAACAGCGCCAGCGCATCTGAAGTGCTGTCCGGCGCTCTGCAGGACTATAACGTAGCCAAAGTTGTCGGCGTTCAAACCTTCGGTAAGGGAAGTGTTCAGCAAATCCTTCAATTGGACGACGGCAGTGCGCTGAAAGTAACCATTGAAGAGTACCTGACTCCGAAAATGCGCAAAGTGAACAAAGTAGGCATTACGCCGGATGTTGAAGTCGACGGCAGTGCAGCTCAGTTGATTACGGCGCTTCATCTTGCAGGCATTTCAGACGTACAAGTTGAAGTCAGCAAACATAAAGTAACCTACAACGGTGTTGAAATGACTGCCGGTTTCCCAATTGTTCGCGAGAACGGGCACATGTACATGCCGACTCGGGCACTAGCTGCTTTAGTCGATGCGAAAATCACCTGGAATGATGCAAACCGAACTGTCGATGTAACGGCAGCTGACGGTGTTCACGCCATCCCGGTCGAAGCGGACAAGCTTCTAATTGATAATGGCACCAGCTATGTCAATGTTGACGTGTTTGATGATTACTTCCCGGAACTCACGGTTAAAGAACAGGGAGAGAATGTAACGATCAGCGCTGTAAAGGGGAACTGA
- a CDS encoding class I SAM-dependent methyltransferase produces the protein MLLVTREEIRYYEEEQPALFFHPSMAQVRIKRLLRGEPDLLLEAAGVTAGDSVVDCTAGLASDSIVFSYAAGHTGTVTAVESEAVPAMLISEGLRTYESEIPELNEAMRRIHVIRMNHRIYLEQLDSKSVDIIYFDPMFRNPIDESSSISPLRARANYDALDVAAIEQARRVARKSIVLKEHRDSRNSPVWALIPSCVLIRKQPME, from the coding sequence GTGCTGCTTGTGACTAGAGAAGAGATCAGGTACTATGAAGAGGAGCAGCCTGCGCTGTTCTTTCATCCAAGCATGGCGCAGGTTCGAATCAAACGGCTTCTTCGGGGAGAGCCCGATCTACTGCTGGAAGCGGCTGGTGTTACGGCTGGCGATTCAGTTGTTGACTGCACAGCGGGACTAGCTTCGGATTCGATCGTGTTCTCCTATGCCGCAGGCCACACGGGTACAGTCACCGCGGTGGAGAGCGAAGCAGTTCCTGCGATGCTTATCAGTGAAGGCTTAAGGACCTACGAATCCGAAATTCCGGAGCTGAATGAAGCGATGCGGCGCATTCATGTAATACGTATGAATCATCGTATTTATCTGGAGCAATTGGACTCCAAAAGCGTCGATATCATCTATTTTGATCCGATGTTTCGAAATCCGATTGATGAATCCAGCTCGATATCGCCGTTAAGGGCACGTGCTAATTATGATGCACTGGATGTAGCTGCGATCGAGCAGGCAAGACGCGTTGCCCGCAAGAGCATTGTGCTCAAGGAGCACAGGGACAGCAGGAATTCGCCCGTTTGGGCTTTGATTCCGTCATGCGTTCTAATACGAAAACAACCTATGGAGTGA
- the miaA gene encoding tRNA (adenosine(37)-N6)-dimethylallyltransferase MiaA, with amino-acid sequence MSAKPKLLVLIGPTAVGKTKLSLDLAQQFGCEIISGDSMQVYRGMDIGTAKATEAERAVVPHHLIDIHDPSYPFSAAEFQERVKQLIPDIHARGKLPFIVGGTGLYIESVCYNYQFTEVAMDEAFRQEQELYAVRNGDEALHRRLQEVDPVTAERLHANDRRRIIRALEIAHVSGKPMSEHLAGQKKESPYELCIIGLTMDRAKLYARIEERIDLMMQEGLVDEVRSLLEAGCPRDAISLQGLGYKEMVTYLDGFRTLDEAAILLKRDTRRFAKRQLSWFRHMKDIHWVDVTDTANFSAHFQKISDIIAGKFVQKLEYNQQQLPLK; translated from the coding sequence TTGTCGGCCAAGCCGAAATTACTCGTGCTGATCGGTCCTACAGCGGTCGGTAAAACCAAATTGAGCTTGGATCTTGCACAGCAATTCGGCTGTGAAATTATTTCCGGTGACTCCATGCAGGTCTACCGCGGTATGGATATCGGCACGGCCAAAGCCACAGAGGCAGAAAGAGCTGTGGTTCCGCACCATTTGATTGACATTCATGACCCATCTTATCCGTTCTCCGCTGCTGAGTTTCAGGAGAGGGTCAAGCAATTGATCCCGGACATCCATGCCAGGGGCAAGCTGCCTTTCATCGTGGGGGGCACGGGATTGTACATAGAATCGGTTTGCTACAATTACCAGTTCACCGAAGTTGCGATGGATGAAGCATTCAGGCAGGAGCAGGAGCTGTATGCGGTTCGCAACGGGGATGAAGCTCTGCATCGGAGGCTTCAAGAAGTCGATCCGGTAACCGCTGAACGGCTGCATGCTAACGATCGCAGGAGAATCATTCGCGCTTTAGAGATTGCCCACGTATCGGGGAAACCGATGTCCGAGCATTTGGCCGGTCAGAAAAAGGAATCTCCTTACGAACTGTGTATCATCGGACTTACGATGGATCGTGCGAAGCTATATGCCCGCATTGAGGAGCGCATCGATCTTATGATGCAGGAAGGTCTAGTCGACGAAGTGCGCAGCCTTCTCGAGGCTGGGTGCCCTAGGGATGCCATCTCCCTGCAAGGGTTAGGCTACAAGGAAATGGTTACCTACCTGGACGGATTCCGGACACTGGATGAGGCCGCTATACTGCTCAAGCGCGATACGCGCAGGTTTGCCAAACGACAGCTGTCTTGGTTCCGCCATATGAAAGACATTCATTGGGTGGATGTTACGGATACAGCAAATTTTTCTGCGCATTTCCAAAAGATTAGTGATATAATAGCAGGAAAGTTTGTACAAAAGCTTGAATATAATCAACAACAATTACCATTGAAATAG